The Bacteroidia bacterium genome includes a region encoding these proteins:
- a CDS encoding 2-phosphosulfolactate phosphatase, with protein MKKIEICFTPALYNLYHNTQANVVVIDIMRATTSICAAFAAGADKIIPVGTVEDAKKMKEAGYILAAERDGIVLDFADFGNSPNLFTPERVKGKTIAYSTTNGTQAINMAKDSKHVIIGAFINLSEVVRFLISDNSDVVIFCSGWKKKFNIEDTLCAGAIATKLIESGKFSTICDSSYASIDLWNIAKDDIMTYIEKAAHRHRLRGIVSDEIVEYCHTLDVVKVLPMCKNEVITDYLAK; from the coding sequence ATGAAAAAGATAGAAATCTGTTTTACTCCGGCTTTATATAATTTATATCATAATACCCAGGCAAATGTTGTAGTTATTGATATAATGCGTGCTACAACTTCAATTTGTGCAGCTTTTGCGGCAGGTGCCGATAAAATTATTCCGGTAGGTACAGTCGAGGATGCAAAAAAAATGAAAGAGGCCGGTTATATTTTAGCTGCCGAAAGAGATGGAATAGTTCTGGATTTTGCAGATTTTGGTAATTCGCCAAATCTTTTTACTCCCGAAAGAGTAAAGGGAAAAACTATCGCTTACAGCACAACCAACGGAACTCAGGCAATAAACATGGCAAAAGATTCAAAGCATGTAATAATCGGAGCGTTTATTAATTTGTCAGAAGTTGTAAGGTTTTTAATTTCTGATAATTCCGATGTGGTAATTTTCTGTTCGGGCTGGAAAAAGAAATTTAATATTGAAGATACTCTTTGTGCAGGAGCTATTGCTACAAAATTAATAGAGTCTGGTAAGTTTTCAACTATATGCGATTCTTCTTATGCCTCAATTGATTTGTGGAATATTGCTAAAGATGATATAATGACTTATATAGAAAAGGCAGCACATCGTCATCGTTTACGCGGAATTGTTTCAGATGAAATAGTTGAATATTGTCATACCCTTGATGTTGTAAAAGTATTACCTATGTGTAAGAACGAGGTTATTACAGACTACCTTGCAAAATAG
- the serC gene encoding 3-phosphoserine/phosphohydroxythreonine transaminase has product MEKHNFNAGPAILPRIAIENTAKAILDFNGIGMSILEISHRTKDFEAVLDEAVALFTELYNIPAGYKVLFLGGGASTQFAMVPFNLLEKKAAYLETGVWAKKAIKEAKLFGEVQILGSSVDKNFTYIPKGYEIPKDVDYFHITTNNTIYGTEIHTDYDCPVNLVADMSSDFLSRPVDVSKYALIYGGAQKNIGPAGVTVVIVREDILGKVSRILPTMLDYRTHIKEGSMFNTPPVLPIFTVKETLKWLKSIGGVKKIQEMNIAKATLLYNEIDRNKMFVGTAEKDSRSLMNICFVMAEQYADKSDAFMEFAKGKGMVGLKGHRLVGGFRASTYNALPIESVQALVNCMQEFEKMN; this is encoded by the coding sequence ATGGAAAAACATAATTTTAATGCCGGACCAGCAATTCTTCCAAGAATAGCAATTGAAAATACCGCAAAAGCAATTTTAGATTTCAACGGAATTGGAATGTCAATTCTTGAAATTTCTCACAGAACTAAAGATTTTGAAGCAGTTCTTGATGAAGCTGTAGCATTATTTACAGAATTATATAATATTCCTGCCGGTTACAAAGTTCTTTTCCTTGGTGGTGGCGCAAGTACACAATTTGCAATGGTGCCATTCAATTTATTAGAGAAAAAAGCTGCTTATTTAGAAACAGGAGTTTGGGCTAAAAAAGCTATTAAAGAAGCAAAACTTTTTGGCGAGGTTCAGATTTTAGGTTCTTCTGTCGACAAAAATTTTACATATATTCCAAAAGGTTATGAAATTCCTAAAGATGTAGATTATTTCCATATCACAACAAATAACACAATATACGGAACTGAAATTCATACAGACTATGATTGTCCGGTAAATTTAGTTGCCGATATGTCATCTGATTTTTTAAGTCGCCCTGTTGATGTAAGTAAATATGCATTAATTTATGGTGGTGCTCAAAAAAATATCGGACCAGCTGGTGTAACTGTTGTTATTGTTCGTGAAGATATACTTGGAAAAGTATCAAGAATATTACCAACTATGTTGGATTACCGCACTCATATTAAAGAAGGATCAATGTTTAATACACCTCCTGTATTACCTATATTTACAGTTAAAGAAACTTTAAAATGGTTAAAGAGTATCGGTGGAGTTAAGAAAATTCAGGAAATGAATATTGCAAAAGCAACATTACTTTATAATGAAATAGACAGAAACAAAATGTTTGTTGGAACAGCTGAAAAAGATTCACGTTCATTAATGAATATTTGTTTTGTAATGGCCGAACAATATGCAGATAAGAGTGATGCATTTATGGAATTTGCAAAAGGTAAAGGAATGGTTGGCTTAAAAGGACACCGTTTGGTAGGTGGCTTCAGAGCTTCAACATATAATGCTTTACCAATTGAATCTGTTCAGGCATTAGTAAATTGTATGCAGGAATTTGAAAAAATGAACTAA
- a CDS encoding OmpA family protein, with the protein MKKIGILLTVVFIVFTGIVKAQEVEIKKEDFVSKDDYKVAKDNLKQAEDYYALGRGGLRRALDFYLPVVQKLPNNAMLNYKIGNCYLHSIQRVKCIEYYKKAYSVNPGIAPDIMWVLASGYHLNIEFDKAIELYTKYKNSLSPSDLQAKRKDIDKRIVECNVGKDLIKNPIRVFIDNVGPTINTMYPEYSPLISADESMMMFTSRREDTYGGGRDPEDNLFFEDIYLSYNDGNSWGVAKNVGKPLNTNNNDATVGLSPDGQQLFTFNGKTNNGDIFVSSLKGSEWTSPDDSPLKKFIDTDYHETSASFSFDGRTMYFISDRPDGFGAHDLWETRWDSEKERWAEPKNMGSAINTEYDEEGVFMHPDGRSLYFSSRGHNTMGGFDIFKTTLSDDGTWTKPENLGYPVNTPDDDLFFIMNASGKHGYYSSSRDDGQGDYDIYMITFRGPEKTPVLHNEDNLLANVEPVAESIIAEQVEIKTTRLTILKGTIKDALTLNPVEAQIEIVDNVKNEVISTSSSNSSTGRYLISLPSGRNYGIAVKATGYLFHSENFDIPAATNYQEITKDILLNKMAVGQKVILKNIFFDYAKATLRPESFPELDRLVKMLTDFPNIRIEISGHTDNQGSLQTNQKLSENRAKAVVEYLISKGIVTSRLEFKGYAYLQPIASNDKEEGRQQNRRVEFKVLQN; encoded by the coding sequence ATGAAAAAAATAGGAATATTATTGACTGTTGTTTTTATAGTGTTTACAGGTATTGTAAAAGCTCAGGAAGTTGAAATTAAAAAAGAGGACTTTGTTAGCAAAGATGATTATAAAGTTGCAAAAGATAATCTGAAACAGGCCGAAGATTATTATGCACTTGGAAGAGGAGGTTTACGAAGAGCTCTTGATTTTTATTTGCCTGTTGTTCAGAAATTGCCGAATAATGCAATGTTGAATTATAAAATAGGAAATTGTTATTTACATTCAATACAGCGTGTGAAATGTATCGAGTATTATAAAAAAGCTTATAGTGTTAATCCGGGTATTGCACCTGATATTATGTGGGTATTAGCTTCTGGCTACCATCTTAATATTGAATTCGACAAGGCAATTGAACTTTATACAAAATATAAAAATTCTCTTTCTCCTTCTGATCTTCAGGCAAAAAGAAAAGATATTGATAAAAGAATTGTAGAGTGTAACGTTGGTAAAGACCTTATAAAAAATCCTATTCGCGTTTTTATTGATAATGTTGGACCAACAATAAATACAATGTATCCCGAATATAGTCCTCTTATTTCAGCTGATGAGTCAATGATGATGTTTACTTCACGTCGCGAAGATACATATGGTGGGGGCCGTGATCCTGAAGACAATTTATTTTTTGAGGATATTTATTTATCATATAATGATGGAAATTCATGGGGAGTTGCTAAAAATGTTGGTAAGCCGTTAAATACTAATAATAATGATGCAACCGTTGGTCTTTCGCCTGATGGGCAACAGCTTTTTACTTTTAATGGAAAAACTAATAATGGTGATATTTTTGTTTCCAGTCTTAAAGGTTCTGAATGGACATCCCCTGATGATTCACCTTTAAAAAAATTCATAGATACAGATTATCATGAAACTTCAGCATCATTTTCGTTTGATGGCAGAACAATGTATTTTATAAGTGACAGACCCGATGGTTTTGGAGCACACGATCTTTGGGAAACCCGTTGGGATTCCGAAAAAGAGAGATGGGCAGAACCAAAGAATATGGGAAGTGCAATAAATACCGAATATGATGAAGAAGGTGTTTTTATGCATCCTGATGGTCGTTCACTTTATTTTAGTTCAAGGGGTCATAATACTATGGGTGGTTTTGATATTTTTAAAACTACACTTAGTGATGATGGTACATGGACAAAGCCTGAAAATCTTGGATACCCTGTTAATACTCCTGACGATGATTTGTTTTTTATAATGAATGCAAGTGGTAAACATGGTTATTACAGTTCTTCACGTGATGATGGACAAGGCGACTATGATATTTATATGATAACTTTTCGTGGTCCTGAAAAAACTCCTGTTTTACATAATGAAGATAATTTGTTAGCAAATGTAGAACCTGTTGCAGAAAGTATTATTGCCGAGCAGGTAGAAATTAAAACAACCCGTTTAACAATACTTAAAGGAACTATAAAGGATGCATTAACATTAAATCCTGTTGAAGCTCAGATTGAAATTGTAGATAATGTTAAAAATGAAGTTATTTCAACATCATCATCAAACAGCTCAACCGGTCGTTATTTAATTTCGTTGCCATCTGGAAGAAATTACGGAATTGCTGTTAAGGCAACAGGATATCTTTTCCATTCAGAAAATTTTGATATTCCTGCAGCAACAAATTATCAGGAAATAACAAAGGATATACTACTTAATAAAATGGCTGTTGGACAAAAAGTTATTCTTAAAAACATTTTCTTCGATTACGCAAAGGCAACATTACGTCCTGAATCTTTCCCTGAGCTTGACCGACTTGTTAAAATGCTTACCGATTTCCCGAATATCCGTATAGAAATTTCAGGTCATACCGATAATCAGGGTTCATTACAAACCAATCAGAAATTATCAGAAAACAGAGCAAAAGCCGTAGTCGAGTATTTAATTTCTAAAGGTATAGTAACTTCCAGATTAGAATTTAAAGGATACGCTTATTTACAGCCAATTGCTTCTAATGATAAAGAAGAGGGACGTCAGCAAAACCGAAGGGTTGAGTTTAAAGTTCTTCAAAATTAA
- the gcvT gene encoding glycine cleavage system aminomethyltransferase GcvT yields the protein MKRTAFSHIHEKLGAKMVPFVGFYMPLKYTGDIEEHFTVRTGVGVFDVSHMGEFWVKGPKALDLIQKVTSNDASVLVDGKVQYSCFPNGKGGIVDDLLVYRVNAETYLLVVNASNIEKDWNWINSQNDMGAVLYNASDEVSQLAVQGPLALKAMQKLTNTTVTDMEYYTFKKLDFAGVKDVIFSTTGYTGAGGCEIYFANADAEKVWDAVFEAGKEFGIKPIGLAARDTLRLEMGFCLYGNDIDDTTSPIQAGLGWITKFTDTKNFVNKDIFLEQKKNGTPTKLVGFEMIDRGIPRHEYEICDVAGNKIGHVTSGTQSPMMKIGIGMGYVKSEFSKVDSEIFVKVRDKLLKAKVVKLPIYKN from the coding sequence ATGAAACGTACAGCTTTTTCGCACATTCATGAAAAACTTGGAGCTAAAATGGTTCCTTTTGTTGGTTTTTATATGCCGTTAAAATATACCGGCGATATAGAAGAACATTTTACAGTTAGAACAGGTGTTGGGGTTTTTGATGTTTCGCATATGGGCGAGTTTTGGGTTAAAGGTCCAAAAGCATTAGATTTAATTCAAAAAGTAACATCAAATGATGCATCAGTTTTGGTAGATGGTAAAGTTCAGTATTCATGTTTTCCTAATGGAAAAGGTGGAATAGTTGATGACTTATTAGTATACCGTGTTAATGCAGAAACTTATTTGTTAGTTGTTAATGCATCAAATATCGAGAAAGACTGGAACTGGATAAATTCTCAGAACGATATGGGTGCTGTGTTATATAATGCATCCGATGAGGTTTCACAACTTGCAGTTCAGGGACCGCTCGCATTAAAAGCAATGCAAAAATTAACAAATACTACCGTTACAGATATGGAGTATTATACTTTTAAGAAATTAGATTTTGCAGGTGTTAAAGATGTTATTTTCTCTACAACAGGATATACCGGAGCAGGAGGATGCGAAATTTATTTTGCAAACGCAGATGCCGAAAAAGTATGGGATGCTGTTTTTGAAGCAGGAAAAGAATTTGGTATTAAACCCATTGGTTTAGCAGCACGCGATACCTTACGTTTAGAAATGGGTTTCTGCTTATATGGAAATGATATTGATGATACAACTTCACCAATTCAGGCTGGTTTGGGATGGATAACAAAGTTCACTGATACTAAGAATTTTGTAAATAAAGATATTTTCTTGGAACAAAAGAAAAATGGTACTCCTACAAAATTAGTAGGTTTTGAAATGATTGACCGTGGTATTCCTCGTCACGAGTACGAAATTTGTGATGTTGCAGGAAATAAAATCGGACATGTAACATCAGGCACACAATCACCAATGATGAAAATCGGAATCGGTATGGGCTATGTGAAATCTGAATTCTCAAAAGTTGACTCAGAGATATTTGTAAAAGTTCGCGATAAACTGCTTAAAGCAAAAGTGGTGAAACTACCGATTTATAAAAATTAA
- a CDS encoding tetratricopeptide repeat protein, translating into MKNLFPFIIMFFCTGITVIAQIQGDTTLVVAENQEAEMAYNKGIENYKNKLYQDAVNNFTEAISYKVDFAKAYFNRGSVKVEMKMLQDAISDFDATLKYDSTMLTAYYSRARAKQQLKDNQGAVIDYTLAINKGLKDAKAFYYRGMLKFMADDYQGAVEDYTGAIQIDSRYALAYNDRGSAYRKLEKFDESISDYRRALTIDPNLDFTYNNLGSVLRKKDKYDEAIDAYSQAIKIKSDYVIAYNNRGSAKFEKKDFKGAIEDFNKAIMLKDDYLAAYNNLGSAKIKMKDYKGAIDDFNKLIQKDASYGYAYLNRGIAKEELRMVKEACDDWKKADELGIKAASVFVSECN; encoded by the coding sequence ATGAAAAATCTATTTCCATTTATTATTATGTTTTTCTGTACCGGAATTACTGTTATAGCACAGATTCAGGGTGATACTACTTTAGTTGTTGCCGAGAATCAGGAAGCTGAAATGGCATATAATAAAGGTATTGAGAATTATAAAAATAAACTTTATCAGGATGCTGTAAATAATTTTACCGAAGCAATTAGTTATAAAGTTGATTTTGCAAAAGCTTATTTTAATCGTGGAAGTGTAAAAGTAGAAATGAAAATGTTGCAGGATGCAATTTCAGATTTTGATGCTACTTTAAAATATGATTCTACTATGCTTACTGCTTATTACTCACGTGCAAGAGCAAAACAACAGCTAAAAGATAATCAGGGAGCAGTAATTGATTATACATTAGCAATAAATAAAGGTTTAAAAGATGCTAAAGCTTTTTATTACAGAGGCATGCTTAAATTTATGGCAGATGATTATCAGGGAGCAGTTGAGGACTATACAGGTGCAATTCAAATTGACTCAAGATATGCATTAGCATATAATGATCGTGGAAGTGCATATAGAAAACTCGAAAAATTTGATGAGTCGATAAGCGATTATAGAAGAGCACTAACAATTGACCCTAACTTAGATTTTACATATAATAATCTGGGTAGTGTGTTGCGTAAAAAAGATAAATATGATGAAGCAATAGATGCATATTCCCAGGCTATTAAAATTAAGTCTGACTATGTTATTGCATATAACAACAGAGGTAGTGCAAAATTCGAAAAGAAAGATTTTAAAGGTGCCATAGAAGATTTTAACAAGGCAATAATGTTAAAAGATGATTATCTGGCTGCATATAATAATCTTGGTTCTGCAAAAATTAAAATGAAAGATTATAAAGGCGCAATAGATGATTTTAATAAATTAATTCAGAAAGATGCAAGTTATGGTTATGCTTATTTAAATCGTGGTATTGCAAAAGAAGAACTTCGAATGGTAAAGGAAGCCTGTGATGATTGGAAGAAAGCAGACGAATTAGGTATTAAAGCTGCTTCTGTTTTTGTTTCAGAATGTAATTAA
- a CDS encoding PD40 domain-containing protein: MLKHFCIILIICFFAINLFAQTNVEFTKNNFSKDTKGLKTALRSILEGNELFVDRKCCYSIALEHYLKANAFNPENALLNYKIGVCYLNSIQKDKAFAFLQKAFSLDKTVADDIHFQLGLALQNSLRFDEAIEEFIIHKNVNKNEAKKAEIESNVNKRIEECKNGFILANTVVKGKIINLNLVNSQFPDYCPLISADEKLMIFTSRRANTTGGQRDENDLNFFEDVYFSKNTDAGWSTPENIGTPINTQNHEATVGLSPDGQELYIYKGDNGGDLYTCKLKGEKWSDLHALPKPINSEFKESSASISSDGNTIYFVSDRDKNTGRDIYRSTKDSKGKWDNVEKLSNVINTQFDEEGVFIHPDNKTLYFSSKGHKTMGGYDIFYSVLQPDGIWSEPVNIGYPINTPDDDIYFTMSASGMHGYFSSVRSEGMGDKDIYLIDYTEVESPMGIATVTIVMGVIKDAYTGSAIEAEIEITDNSKNELVAIFTSNSATGEYLISLPSGKNYGISVKAKGYLFHSENFDISESAAFSEVTLNIKLENFSVGSKIILRNMFFDYASDRIKDESITELGNLYNLLVENPNIRIEISGHTDNQSSLETNTRLSTARAKSVVEFLINKGIAENRLEYKGYAFSQPIASNDTEEGKKQNRRVEFKILSK, from the coding sequence ATGTTAAAACACTTTTGCATAATATTAATAATTTGTTTTTTTGCAATAAATTTGTTTGCTCAGACCAATGTTGAGTTTACCAAAAATAATTTTTCAAAAGATACTAAAGGACTTAAAACAGCACTTAGAAGTATTTTAGAAGGAAATGAATTATTTGTAGATCGTAAATGTTGTTATAGTATTGCACTTGAACATTACTTAAAAGCAAATGCATTTAACCCGGAAAATGCATTGCTTAATTATAAAATTGGAGTTTGTTATTTAAATTCAATTCAAAAAGATAAAGCTTTTGCTTTTCTTCAAAAAGCTTTTAGTCTTGATAAAACAGTTGCAGACGATATTCATTTTCAATTAGGTCTTGCATTACAAAATTCATTGCGTTTTGACGAAGCAATTGAAGAATTTATTATTCATAAAAATGTAAATAAAAATGAGGCAAAAAAAGCTGAAATTGAGAGTAATGTTAACAAAAGAATAGAAGAATGTAAAAACGGTTTTATTCTCGCTAATACAGTTGTAAAAGGTAAGATTATTAATCTTAATCTTGTTAATTCGCAGTTCCCAGATTATTGCCCACTTATTTCTGCTGATGAAAAGCTTATGATTTTTACTTCACGACGTGCAAATACTACTGGTGGGCAACGAGATGAAAATGACTTAAACTTCTTTGAAGATGTTTACTTTAGCAAAAATACTGATGCAGGCTGGTCAACTCCTGAAAATATAGGAACACCTATTAATACTCAGAATCATGAAGCTACAGTAGGTTTATCTCCTGACGGACAAGAGCTATATATTTATAAGGGTGATAATGGAGGCGATTTATATACATGTAAACTTAAAGGAGAGAAATGGAGCGATCTTCATGCCTTACCAAAGCCAATTAATTCAGAATTTAAAGAATCGTCAGCCAGTATTTCATCAGATGGTAATACTATATACTTTGTTAGTGATAGGGATAAAAATACAGGTCGCGACATTTATCGATCAACAAAGGATAGTAAAGGTAAGTGGGACAATGTGGAAAAGTTAAGCAATGTTATTAATACACAATTTGACGAAGAAGGAGTTTTTATTCACCCTGATAACAAAACACTTTATTTCTCTTCAAAGGGTCATAAAACAATGGGTGGGTATGATATCTTTTATTCAGTTTTACAACCTGATGGAATCTGGAGTGAACCTGTAAATATAGGTTATCCGATAAATACTCCGGATGACGATATATATTTTACAATGTCTGCAAGCGGTATGCATGGATACTTCTCATCAGTAAGATCCGAAGGTATGGGCGATAAAGATATTTATCTTATAGATTATACTGAAGTAGAATCTCCAATGGGCATTGCTACTGTGACTATTGTTATGGGAGTTATAAAAGATGCTTATACTGGTTCTGCAATAGAAGCAGAGATTGAAATAACAGATAACAGTAAAAATGAACTTGTAGCAATATTTACTTCAAATTCAGCAACCGGTGAATATCTTATATCTTTACCTTCAGGAAAAAATTATGGTATCTCTGTTAAGGCAAAAGGATATTTGTTTCATTCTGAAAATTTTGATATTTCCGAATCAGCAGCTTTTTCTGAGGTTACATTAAATATTAAACTTGAGAATTTTTCTGTTGGCTCTAAAATTATATTAAGAAATATGTTTTTTGATTATGCCAGTGATAGAATAAAAGATGAGTCTATTACAGAACTTGGGAATTTATATAACCTGCTAGTTGAAAACCCGAATATACGTATCGAAATATCAGGACATACAGATAATCAGAGTTCGCTTGAAACAAATACAAGATTATCAACTGCAAGAGCAAAATCTGTAGTCGAGTTTTTAATTAATAAAGGAATTGCCGAAAATCGTTTGGAGTATAAAGGATATGCTTTTTCACAACCAATAGCCTCAAATGATACCGAAGAAGGTAAAAAGCAAAACAGACGCGTTGAATTTAAAATACTAAGTAAATAA